A genomic region of Zea mays cultivar B73 chromosome 6, Zm-B73-REFERENCE-NAM-5.0, whole genome shotgun sequence contains the following coding sequences:
- the LOC103629136 gene encoding heat shock protein 90-6, mitochondrial isoform X3: protein MLGASRRSLSAAARSRVAAGVASAVTADASVPARPISVSNGARGVPQQQNRLLSVLVAPKIAGMSNVVALKLMDGALIGRRYESSAAAVDSTDQLAEKHEYQAEVNRLMDLIVHSLYSNKEVFLRELVSNASDALDKLRYLSVTDPELLKDGPQLDIRIQSDKDNGVITITDSGIGMTKQELIDSLGTIASSGTAKFLKALKESQEAGMDNNLIGQFGVGFYSTFLVSEKVVVSTKSPKSDKQYVWEGQADSGSYTIREEKDPEKLIPRGTRLTLYLKHDDKGFAHPERIQKLLKNYSQFVSFPIYTWQEKGFTKEVEVDEDPAEAKKGDDDIKTEPKKKTKTVVEKYWDWELSNETQPIWLRNPKEVSTEEYNEFYKKTFNEYLNPLASSHFTTEGEVEFRSILYVPATRKDDITDNRKTKNIRLYVKRVFISDDFDGELFPRYLSFVKGVVDSNDLPLNVSREILQESRIVRIMRKRLVRKAFDMVLGISCSENRDDYERFWENYGKILKLGAMEDKENHKRIAPLLRFFSSQSNDELISLDEYVENMKPEQKDIYFIAADSLSSAKNTPFLERLTEKEYEVLLFVDPMDEMAIQNLSSYKDKKFVDISREDLDLGDSNEEREEIKQQFSQTCDWIKNRLGDKVARVDISNRLRSSPCVLVAAKFGWSANMERLMRAQTMGDTTTLDFMRSRKVFEINPEHEIIKALNAACRNNPDDPEALKALDVLFETAMISSGLSPDNPAELSGKIYEMITTAIAGKWSSQSQAQPDNTTLQHAAPGRSDEPLEGEVVEPEPVEADQHK from the exons ATGCTCGGCGCCTCTAGGCGATCCCTCAGTGCCGCCGCCCGCAGCCGCGTGGCTGCCGGCGTAGCCTCCGCCGTCACCGCCGACGCCTCAGTGCCGGCCCGCCCCATAAGT GTGAGCAATGGAGCCCGTGGGGTTCCTCAGCAGCAGAATAGGTTGCTCTCAGTGCTTGTGGCACCCAAGATTGCAGGAATGAGCAATGTTGTGGCCCTCAAGCTGATGGATGGTGCCCTTATTGGTAGACGCTATGAATCGAGTGCAGCAGCAGTTGATTCTACGGACCAGCTAGCTGAGAAGCACGAGTACCAGGCTGAG GTCAACAGGCTCATGGATTTGATTGTGCACAGCTTGTATAGTAACAAGGAAGTTTTCCTTCGAGAACTGGTCAG CAATGCTAGTGATGCACTTGATAAGTTGCGTTATCTGAGTGTCACGGACCCTGAGCTTCTGAAGGATGGTCCCCAACTTGACATTCGCATTCAATCAGACAAGGATAATGGAGTAATAACAATTAC TGATTCTGGGATTGGTATGACGAAACAAGAGCTTATTGATTCTCTTGGGACTATTGCAAGCAGTGGAACTGCCAAGTTCCTTAAAGCATTGAAG GAGAGTCAAGAAGCGGGCATGGACAACAACTTGATTGGCCAATTTGGTGTTGGTTTCTATTCCACATTTCTTGTTTCAGAGAAG GTTGTTGTGTCAACAAAGAGCCCAAAATCTGACAAACAATATGTTTGGGAAGGACAAGCAGATTCTGGTTCTTATACCATTAGAGAGGAAAAAGACCCAGAGAAGCTAATTCCTAGGGGAACTCGCCTTACTCTCTATCTTAAG CATGATGATAAGGGCTTTGCTCACCCTGAGAGGATTCAAAAACTTTTAAAGAATTATTCTCAGTTTGTTTCCTTTCCCATTTACACATGGCAAGAGAAAGGCTTCACAAAAGAG GTCGAGGTTGATGAGGATCCAGCGGAAGCCAAAAAAGGGGATGATGATATCAAAACTGAG CCTAAGAAAAAGACCAAAACCGTTGTTGAGAAGTATTGGGATTGGGAGCTTTCAAATGAGACACAACCTATTTGG CTTCGAAACCCTAAAGAGGTTTCAACTGAGGAGTACAATGAATTTTACAAGAAAACCTTCAATGAGTACTTGAATCCTTTGGCCTCCTCACACTTCACTACAGAG GGTGAGGTAGAATTTAGGTCAATTCTTTATGTTCCTGCTACAAGGAAGGATGATATAACTGATAATAGGAAGACCAAGAATATCAGACTGTATGTTAAACGTGTATTCATATCGGATGACTTTGATGGAGAATTG TTCCCAAGATATTTGAGCTTTGTGAAGGGTGTTGTTGACTCAAATGACCTTCCGTTGAATGTTTCTCGTGAGATTCTTCAAGAAAGTCGAATT GTTCGTATAATGAGAAAGAGGCTAGTGCGGAAAGCCTTCGATATGGTACTTGGCATTTCTTGCAGTGAAAACAGAGAT GATTACGAAAGGTTCTGGGAGAACTATGGAAAAATTTTAAAGCTGGGTGCCATGGAAGACAAAGAAAATCACAAGAGAATTGCTCCTTTGTTGCGCTTCTTCTCTTCTCAAAGCAACGATGAATTAATCAGCTTGGACGAATATGTGGAAAACATGAAACCTGAGCAGAAGGATATTTACTTCATTGCTGCAGACAGCCTGAGCAGTGCCAAAAATACCCCTTTCTTAGAGAGACTAACAGAAAAAGAGTATGAG GTTCTACTTTTCGTTGACCCTATGGATGAAATGGCTATCCAGAATCTGAGCTCCTACAAGGATAAGAAATTTGTGGACATTAGCAGGGAAGATTTGGACTTAG GTGATAGCAATGAGGAAAGAGAGGAGATAAAGCAGCAGTTCAGCCAAACCTGTGATTGGATAAAGAATCGCTTGGGTGACAAGGTTGCACGTGTTGACATATCTAATCGTCTGAGGTCATCGCCATGTGTTCTTGTTGCAGCGAAGTTTGGTTGGTCAGCCAATATGGAAAG GCTAATGAGAGCACAGACTATGGGTGATACAACCACTTTGGATTTCATGCGGTCAAGGAAGGTTTTTGAAATAAATCCAGAACATGAGATAATCAAGGCCTTGAAT gcggcatgcaggaATAACCCCGATGATCCTGAAGCCCTAAAGGCTCTGGATGTTCTCTTTGAAACTGctatgatttcaagtggcttgtcg
- the LOC103629136 gene encoding heat shock protein 90-6, mitochondrial isoform X2 — protein MLGASRRSLSAAARSRVAAGVASAVTADASVPARPISVSNGARGVPQQQNRLLSVLVAPKIAGMSNVVALKLMDGALIGRRYESSAAAVDSTDQLAEKHEYQAEVNRLMDLIVHSLYSNKEVFLRELVSNASDALDKLRYLSVTDPELLKDGPQLDIRIQSDKDNGVITITDSGIGMTKQELIDSLGTIASSGTAKFLKALKESQEAGMDNNLIGQFGVGFYSTFLVSEKVVVSTKSPKSDKQYVWEGQADSGSYTIREEKDPEKLIPRGTRLTLYLKHDDKGFAHPERIQKLLKNYSQFVSFPIYTWQEKGFTKEVEVDEDPAEAKKGDDDIKTEPKKKTKTVVEKYWDWELSNETQPIWLRNPKEVSTEEYNEFYKKTFNEYLNPLASSHFTTEGEVEFRSILYVPATRKDDITDNRKTKNIRLYVKRVFISDDFDGELFPRYLSFVKGVVDSNDLPLNVSREILQESRIVRIMRKRLVRKAFDMDYERFWENYGKILKLGAMEDKENHKRIAPLLRFFSSQSNDELISLDEYVENMKPEQKDIYFIAADSLSSAKNTPFLERLTEKEYEVLLFVDPMDEMAIQNLSSYKDKKFVDISREDLDLGDSNEEREEIKQQFSQTCDWIKNRLGDKVARVDISNRLRSSPCVLVAAKFGWSANMERLMRAQTMGDTTTLDFMRSRKVFEINPEHEIIKALNAACRNNPDDPEALKALDVLFETAMISSGLSVAAAFLNLSACHLRRCCTVGALCCPPDVASAPAPCVRLTVHDISPGLESQLVLELESGEACPEILKILPGRRRHWFTVPLYQNLPNAASQATRQDTGRCGHHCAVECSR, from the exons ATGCTCGGCGCCTCTAGGCGATCCCTCAGTGCCGCCGCCCGCAGCCGCGTGGCTGCCGGCGTAGCCTCCGCCGTCACCGCCGACGCCTCAGTGCCGGCCCGCCCCATAAGT GTGAGCAATGGAGCCCGTGGGGTTCCTCAGCAGCAGAATAGGTTGCTCTCAGTGCTTGTGGCACCCAAGATTGCAGGAATGAGCAATGTTGTGGCCCTCAAGCTGATGGATGGTGCCCTTATTGGTAGACGCTATGAATCGAGTGCAGCAGCAGTTGATTCTACGGACCAGCTAGCTGAGAAGCACGAGTACCAGGCTGAG GTCAACAGGCTCATGGATTTGATTGTGCACAGCTTGTATAGTAACAAGGAAGTTTTCCTTCGAGAACTGGTCAG CAATGCTAGTGATGCACTTGATAAGTTGCGTTATCTGAGTGTCACGGACCCTGAGCTTCTGAAGGATGGTCCCCAACTTGACATTCGCATTCAATCAGACAAGGATAATGGAGTAATAACAATTAC TGATTCTGGGATTGGTATGACGAAACAAGAGCTTATTGATTCTCTTGGGACTATTGCAAGCAGTGGAACTGCCAAGTTCCTTAAAGCATTGAAG GAGAGTCAAGAAGCGGGCATGGACAACAACTTGATTGGCCAATTTGGTGTTGGTTTCTATTCCACATTTCTTGTTTCAGAGAAG GTTGTTGTGTCAACAAAGAGCCCAAAATCTGACAAACAATATGTTTGGGAAGGACAAGCAGATTCTGGTTCTTATACCATTAGAGAGGAAAAAGACCCAGAGAAGCTAATTCCTAGGGGAACTCGCCTTACTCTCTATCTTAAG CATGATGATAAGGGCTTTGCTCACCCTGAGAGGATTCAAAAACTTTTAAAGAATTATTCTCAGTTTGTTTCCTTTCCCATTTACACATGGCAAGAGAAAGGCTTCACAAAAGAG GTCGAGGTTGATGAGGATCCAGCGGAAGCCAAAAAAGGGGATGATGATATCAAAACTGAG CCTAAGAAAAAGACCAAAACCGTTGTTGAGAAGTATTGGGATTGGGAGCTTTCAAATGAGACACAACCTATTTGG CTTCGAAACCCTAAAGAGGTTTCAACTGAGGAGTACAATGAATTTTACAAGAAAACCTTCAATGAGTACTTGAATCCTTTGGCCTCCTCACACTTCACTACAGAG GGTGAGGTAGAATTTAGGTCAATTCTTTATGTTCCTGCTACAAGGAAGGATGATATAACTGATAATAGGAAGACCAAGAATATCAGACTGTATGTTAAACGTGTATTCATATCGGATGACTTTGATGGAGAATTG TTCCCAAGATATTTGAGCTTTGTGAAGGGTGTTGTTGACTCAAATGACCTTCCGTTGAATGTTTCTCGTGAGATTCTTCAAGAAAGTCGAATT GTTCGTATAATGAGAAAGAGGCTAGTGCGGAAAGCCTTCGATATG GATTACGAAAGGTTCTGGGAGAACTATGGAAAAATTTTAAAGCTGGGTGCCATGGAAGACAAAGAAAATCACAAGAGAATTGCTCCTTTGTTGCGCTTCTTCTCTTCTCAAAGCAACGATGAATTAATCAGCTTGGACGAATATGTGGAAAACATGAAACCTGAGCAGAAGGATATTTACTTCATTGCTGCAGACAGCCTGAGCAGTGCCAAAAATACCCCTTTCTTAGAGAGACTAACAGAAAAAGAGTATGAG GTTCTACTTTTCGTTGACCCTATGGATGAAATGGCTATCCAGAATCTGAGCTCCTACAAGGATAAGAAATTTGTGGACATTAGCAGGGAAGATTTGGACTTAG GTGATAGCAATGAGGAAAGAGAGGAGATAAAGCAGCAGTTCAGCCAAACCTGTGATTGGATAAAGAATCGCTTGGGTGACAAGGTTGCACGTGTTGACATATCTAATCGTCTGAGGTCATCGCCATGTGTTCTTGTTGCAGCGAAGTTTGGTTGGTCAGCCAATATGGAAAG GCTAATGAGAGCACAGACTATGGGTGATACAACCACTTTGGATTTCATGCGGTCAAGGAAGGTTTTTGAAATAAATCCAGAACATGAGATAATCAAGGCCTTGAAT gcggcatgcaggaATAACCCCGATGATCCTGAAGCCCTAAAGGCTCTGGATGTTCTCTTTGAAACTGctatgatttcaagtggcttgtcg GTGGCTGCTGCTTTCCTAAACTTGAGTGCCTGCCATCTGCGGCGCTGCTGCACTGTTGGCGCGCTCTGCTGCCCGCCGGATGTCGCGAGCGCGCCTGCGCCTTGTGTACGGCTTAccgtacatgacatctctcccGGCCTCGAAagtcagctcgtcctcgagctggaaaGCGGGGAAGCTTGCCCTGAAATCCTCAAAATCCTCCCAGGTCGCAGACGACACTGGTTCACCGTGCCACTGTATCAGAACTTGCCGAATGCCGCGAGCCAGGCGACCCGCCAGGACACGGGAAGGTGTGGACACCACTGCGCCGTTGAGTGTAGCCGGTAG
- the LOC103629136 gene encoding heat shock protein 90-6, mitochondrial isoform X4: protein MLGASRRSLSAAARSRVAAGVASAVTADASVPARPISVSNGARGVPQQQNRLLSVLVAPKIAGMSNVVALKLMDGALIGRRYESSAAAVDSTDQLAEKHEYQAEVNRLMDLIVHSLYSNKEVFLRELVSNASDALDKLRYLSVTDPELLKDGPQLDIRIQSDKDNGVITITDSGIGMTKQELIDSLGTIASSGTAKFLKALKESQEAGMDNNLIGQFGVGFYSTFLVSEKVVVSTKSPKSDKQYVWEGQADSGSYTIREEKDPEKLIPRGTRLTLYLKHDDKGFAHPERIQKLLKNYSQFVSFPIYTWQEKGFTKEVEVDEDPAEAKKGDDDIKTEPKKKTKTVVEKYWDWELSNETQPIWLRNPKEVSTEEYNEFYKKTFNEYLNPLASSHFTTEGEVEFRSILYVPATRKDDITDNRKTKNIRLYVKRVFISDDFDGELFPRYLSFVKGVVDSNDLPLNVSREILQESRIVRIMRKRLVRKAFDMDYERFWENYGKILKLGAMEDKENHKRIAPLLRFFSSQSNDELISLDEYVENMKPEQKDIYFIAADSLSSAKNTPFLERLTEKEYEVLLFVDPMDEMAIQNLSSYKDKKFVDISREDLDLGDSNEEREEIKQQFSQTCDWIKNRLGDKVARVDISNRLRSSPCVLVAAKFGWSANMERLMRAQTMGDTTTLDFMRSRKVFEINPEHEIIKALNAACRNNPDDPEALKALDVLFETAMISSGLSPDNPAELSGKIYEMITTAIAGKWSSQSQAQPDNTTLQHAAPGRSDEPLEGEVVEPEPVEADQHK from the exons ATGCTCGGCGCCTCTAGGCGATCCCTCAGTGCCGCCGCCCGCAGCCGCGTGGCTGCCGGCGTAGCCTCCGCCGTCACCGCCGACGCCTCAGTGCCGGCCCGCCCCATAAGT GTGAGCAATGGAGCCCGTGGGGTTCCTCAGCAGCAGAATAGGTTGCTCTCAGTGCTTGTGGCACCCAAGATTGCAGGAATGAGCAATGTTGTGGCCCTCAAGCTGATGGATGGTGCCCTTATTGGTAGACGCTATGAATCGAGTGCAGCAGCAGTTGATTCTACGGACCAGCTAGCTGAGAAGCACGAGTACCAGGCTGAG GTCAACAGGCTCATGGATTTGATTGTGCACAGCTTGTATAGTAACAAGGAAGTTTTCCTTCGAGAACTGGTCAG CAATGCTAGTGATGCACTTGATAAGTTGCGTTATCTGAGTGTCACGGACCCTGAGCTTCTGAAGGATGGTCCCCAACTTGACATTCGCATTCAATCAGACAAGGATAATGGAGTAATAACAATTAC TGATTCTGGGATTGGTATGACGAAACAAGAGCTTATTGATTCTCTTGGGACTATTGCAAGCAGTGGAACTGCCAAGTTCCTTAAAGCATTGAAG GAGAGTCAAGAAGCGGGCATGGACAACAACTTGATTGGCCAATTTGGTGTTGGTTTCTATTCCACATTTCTTGTTTCAGAGAAG GTTGTTGTGTCAACAAAGAGCCCAAAATCTGACAAACAATATGTTTGGGAAGGACAAGCAGATTCTGGTTCTTATACCATTAGAGAGGAAAAAGACCCAGAGAAGCTAATTCCTAGGGGAACTCGCCTTACTCTCTATCTTAAG CATGATGATAAGGGCTTTGCTCACCCTGAGAGGATTCAAAAACTTTTAAAGAATTATTCTCAGTTTGTTTCCTTTCCCATTTACACATGGCAAGAGAAAGGCTTCACAAAAGAG GTCGAGGTTGATGAGGATCCAGCGGAAGCCAAAAAAGGGGATGATGATATCAAAACTGAG CCTAAGAAAAAGACCAAAACCGTTGTTGAGAAGTATTGGGATTGGGAGCTTTCAAATGAGACACAACCTATTTGG CTTCGAAACCCTAAAGAGGTTTCAACTGAGGAGTACAATGAATTTTACAAGAAAACCTTCAATGAGTACTTGAATCCTTTGGCCTCCTCACACTTCACTACAGAG GGTGAGGTAGAATTTAGGTCAATTCTTTATGTTCCTGCTACAAGGAAGGATGATATAACTGATAATAGGAAGACCAAGAATATCAGACTGTATGTTAAACGTGTATTCATATCGGATGACTTTGATGGAGAATTG TTCCCAAGATATTTGAGCTTTGTGAAGGGTGTTGTTGACTCAAATGACCTTCCGTTGAATGTTTCTCGTGAGATTCTTCAAGAAAGTCGAATT GTTCGTATAATGAGAAAGAGGCTAGTGCGGAAAGCCTTCGATATG GATTACGAAAGGTTCTGGGAGAACTATGGAAAAATTTTAAAGCTGGGTGCCATGGAAGACAAAGAAAATCACAAGAGAATTGCTCCTTTGTTGCGCTTCTTCTCTTCTCAAAGCAACGATGAATTAATCAGCTTGGACGAATATGTGGAAAACATGAAACCTGAGCAGAAGGATATTTACTTCATTGCTGCAGACAGCCTGAGCAGTGCCAAAAATACCCCTTTCTTAGAGAGACTAACAGAAAAAGAGTATGAG GTTCTACTTTTCGTTGACCCTATGGATGAAATGGCTATCCAGAATCTGAGCTCCTACAAGGATAAGAAATTTGTGGACATTAGCAGGGAAGATTTGGACTTAG GTGATAGCAATGAGGAAAGAGAGGAGATAAAGCAGCAGTTCAGCCAAACCTGTGATTGGATAAAGAATCGCTTGGGTGACAAGGTTGCACGTGTTGACATATCTAATCGTCTGAGGTCATCGCCATGTGTTCTTGTTGCAGCGAAGTTTGGTTGGTCAGCCAATATGGAAAG GCTAATGAGAGCACAGACTATGGGTGATACAACCACTTTGGATTTCATGCGGTCAAGGAAGGTTTTTGAAATAAATCCAGAACATGAGATAATCAAGGCCTTGAAT gcggcatgcaggaATAACCCCGATGATCCTGAAGCCCTAAAGGCTCTGGATGTTCTCTTTGAAACTGctatgatttcaagtggcttgtcg
- the LOC103629136 gene encoding heat shock protein 90-6, mitochondrial isoform X1 produces the protein MLGASRRSLSAAARSRVAAGVASAVTADASVPARPISVSNGARGVPQQQNRLLSVLVAPKIAGMSNVVALKLMDGALIGRRYESSAAAVDSTDQLAEKHEYQAEVNRLMDLIVHSLYSNKEVFLRELVSNASDALDKLRYLSVTDPELLKDGPQLDIRIQSDKDNGVITITDSGIGMTKQELIDSLGTIASSGTAKFLKALKESQEAGMDNNLIGQFGVGFYSTFLVSEKVVVSTKSPKSDKQYVWEGQADSGSYTIREEKDPEKLIPRGTRLTLYLKHDDKGFAHPERIQKLLKNYSQFVSFPIYTWQEKGFTKEVEVDEDPAEAKKGDDDIKTEPKKKTKTVVEKYWDWELSNETQPIWLRNPKEVSTEEYNEFYKKTFNEYLNPLASSHFTTEGEVEFRSILYVPATRKDDITDNRKTKNIRLYVKRVFISDDFDGELFPRYLSFVKGVVDSNDLPLNVSREILQESRIVRIMRKRLVRKAFDMVLGISCSENRDDYERFWENYGKILKLGAMEDKENHKRIAPLLRFFSSQSNDELISLDEYVENMKPEQKDIYFIAADSLSSAKNTPFLERLTEKEYEVLLFVDPMDEMAIQNLSSYKDKKFVDISREDLDLGDSNEEREEIKQQFSQTCDWIKNRLGDKVARVDISNRLRSSPCVLVAAKFGWSANMERLMRAQTMGDTTTLDFMRSRKVFEINPEHEIIKALNAACRNNPDDPEALKALDVLFETAMISSGLSVAAAFLNLSACHLRRCCTVGALCCPPDVASAPAPCVRLTVHDISPGLESQLVLELESGEACPEILKILPGRRRHWFTVPLYQNLPNAASQATRQDTGRCGHHCAVECSR, from the exons ATGCTCGGCGCCTCTAGGCGATCCCTCAGTGCCGCCGCCCGCAGCCGCGTGGCTGCCGGCGTAGCCTCCGCCGTCACCGCCGACGCCTCAGTGCCGGCCCGCCCCATAAGT GTGAGCAATGGAGCCCGTGGGGTTCCTCAGCAGCAGAATAGGTTGCTCTCAGTGCTTGTGGCACCCAAGATTGCAGGAATGAGCAATGTTGTGGCCCTCAAGCTGATGGATGGTGCCCTTATTGGTAGACGCTATGAATCGAGTGCAGCAGCAGTTGATTCTACGGACCAGCTAGCTGAGAAGCACGAGTACCAGGCTGAG GTCAACAGGCTCATGGATTTGATTGTGCACAGCTTGTATAGTAACAAGGAAGTTTTCCTTCGAGAACTGGTCAG CAATGCTAGTGATGCACTTGATAAGTTGCGTTATCTGAGTGTCACGGACCCTGAGCTTCTGAAGGATGGTCCCCAACTTGACATTCGCATTCAATCAGACAAGGATAATGGAGTAATAACAATTAC TGATTCTGGGATTGGTATGACGAAACAAGAGCTTATTGATTCTCTTGGGACTATTGCAAGCAGTGGAACTGCCAAGTTCCTTAAAGCATTGAAG GAGAGTCAAGAAGCGGGCATGGACAACAACTTGATTGGCCAATTTGGTGTTGGTTTCTATTCCACATTTCTTGTTTCAGAGAAG GTTGTTGTGTCAACAAAGAGCCCAAAATCTGACAAACAATATGTTTGGGAAGGACAAGCAGATTCTGGTTCTTATACCATTAGAGAGGAAAAAGACCCAGAGAAGCTAATTCCTAGGGGAACTCGCCTTACTCTCTATCTTAAG CATGATGATAAGGGCTTTGCTCACCCTGAGAGGATTCAAAAACTTTTAAAGAATTATTCTCAGTTTGTTTCCTTTCCCATTTACACATGGCAAGAGAAAGGCTTCACAAAAGAG GTCGAGGTTGATGAGGATCCAGCGGAAGCCAAAAAAGGGGATGATGATATCAAAACTGAG CCTAAGAAAAAGACCAAAACCGTTGTTGAGAAGTATTGGGATTGGGAGCTTTCAAATGAGACACAACCTATTTGG CTTCGAAACCCTAAAGAGGTTTCAACTGAGGAGTACAATGAATTTTACAAGAAAACCTTCAATGAGTACTTGAATCCTTTGGCCTCCTCACACTTCACTACAGAG GGTGAGGTAGAATTTAGGTCAATTCTTTATGTTCCTGCTACAAGGAAGGATGATATAACTGATAATAGGAAGACCAAGAATATCAGACTGTATGTTAAACGTGTATTCATATCGGATGACTTTGATGGAGAATTG TTCCCAAGATATTTGAGCTTTGTGAAGGGTGTTGTTGACTCAAATGACCTTCCGTTGAATGTTTCTCGTGAGATTCTTCAAGAAAGTCGAATT GTTCGTATAATGAGAAAGAGGCTAGTGCGGAAAGCCTTCGATATGGTACTTGGCATTTCTTGCAGTGAAAACAGAGAT GATTACGAAAGGTTCTGGGAGAACTATGGAAAAATTTTAAAGCTGGGTGCCATGGAAGACAAAGAAAATCACAAGAGAATTGCTCCTTTGTTGCGCTTCTTCTCTTCTCAAAGCAACGATGAATTAATCAGCTTGGACGAATATGTGGAAAACATGAAACCTGAGCAGAAGGATATTTACTTCATTGCTGCAGACAGCCTGAGCAGTGCCAAAAATACCCCTTTCTTAGAGAGACTAACAGAAAAAGAGTATGAG GTTCTACTTTTCGTTGACCCTATGGATGAAATGGCTATCCAGAATCTGAGCTCCTACAAGGATAAGAAATTTGTGGACATTAGCAGGGAAGATTTGGACTTAG GTGATAGCAATGAGGAAAGAGAGGAGATAAAGCAGCAGTTCAGCCAAACCTGTGATTGGATAAAGAATCGCTTGGGTGACAAGGTTGCACGTGTTGACATATCTAATCGTCTGAGGTCATCGCCATGTGTTCTTGTTGCAGCGAAGTTTGGTTGGTCAGCCAATATGGAAAG GCTAATGAGAGCACAGACTATGGGTGATACAACCACTTTGGATTTCATGCGGTCAAGGAAGGTTTTTGAAATAAATCCAGAACATGAGATAATCAAGGCCTTGAAT gcggcatgcaggaATAACCCCGATGATCCTGAAGCCCTAAAGGCTCTGGATGTTCTCTTTGAAACTGctatgatttcaagtggcttgtcg GTGGCTGCTGCTTTCCTAAACTTGAGTGCCTGCCATCTGCGGCGCTGCTGCACTGTTGGCGCGCTCTGCTGCCCGCCGGATGTCGCGAGCGCGCCTGCGCCTTGTGTACGGCTTAccgtacatgacatctctcccGGCCTCGAAagtcagctcgtcctcgagctggaaaGCGGGGAAGCTTGCCCTGAAATCCTCAAAATCCTCCCAGGTCGCAGACGACACTGGTTCACCGTGCCACTGTATCAGAACTTGCCGAATGCCGCGAGCCAGGCGACCCGCCAGGACACGGGAAGGTGTGGACACCACTGCGCCGTTGAGTGTAGCCGGTAG